The proteins below come from a single Ailuropoda melanoleuca isolate Jingjing chromosome 1, ASM200744v2, whole genome shotgun sequence genomic window:
- the LOC109490108 gene encoding 60S ribosomal protein L32-like, giving the protein MAALRPLVKPKIVKKRTKKFIQHQSDQYVEIKHNWWKPRGVDNRLCRRFKGQILMPNTGYRSSQKTKHILPSGFLKFLVHNVKELEVLLMCNGSYCAEIAHSVPSKNHNAMWKAASWRSVTNPSAMLYSEENEYRQLICIIFVLIKP; this is encoded by the coding sequence ATGGCTGCCCTCAGACCTCTGGTGAAGCCCAAGATTGTTAAAAAGAGGACCAAGAAGTTCATCCAGCACCAGTCAGACCAATATGTCGAAATTAAGCACAACTGGTGGAAACCCAGAGGCGTTGACAATAGGTTGTGCAGAAGATTCAAGGGCCAGATCTTGATGCCCAACACTGGTTACAGAAGCAGCCAGAAAACAAAGCACATACTGCCCAGTGGCTTCCTGAAGTTCCTAGTCCATAACGTCAAGGAGCTTGAAGTGCTCCTGATGTGCAACGGATCTTACTGTGCAGAGATTGCTCACAGTGTCCCCTCCAAGAACCACAACGCCATGTGGAAAGCAGCCAGCTGGCGATCAGTCACTAATCCCAGTGCCATGCTGTacagtgaagaaaatgaatacagacaGCTTATATGCATCATATTTGtgttaataaaaccataa